In Nicotiana tabacum cultivar K326 chromosome 10, ASM71507v2, whole genome shotgun sequence, the DNA window ACAAATtgacccaagaactggtagtacgaaTCATGAGCTGCTAAGACTTtgaaatttacaaagctggtagaAATAATTATATGATCTGTTTGAAATTGATATAAACAAATTTCCAAAAtctaagctaccaaggacaagtggcagttATATTCGGAATGCACAAGCATCTTCAGAGTCAACTCCCGACATCACCAGCAGCTCCACTGCAAAATTCTgcatgcaatgtgcagaagtgtagtatcagtacaaccgaccctatgtactggtaagtatcttgtctaacctcgtcgaagtagtgactaGGATTGTTAGTCTAAAGATACTCACTGATAAAACTTGCACTATAAATCAGCAATAGAACTATACCACGATATAACAGAGAAGAATACATGAAACGAATACGCAAACAATAACTGAATACTAGCCGCGAACACAATTTAGCATCTTACAACACCTCGACCAATTCTTTCCTTAGAATGAAACCGATAAACCACGATAGTCACTTCATAACTTTCATAGCATGAGGAATGTACTCAGACATCAAGTCAATTGCATGGCAACACCCTTCATacttttatctcatcctcacctaATATACGTATAACAGAACCAACTAGATGACAGAAATACTGGTAACATGAAttacaaagtaggaaatacgTAAGTAGCAATAATGAACGAGGATATACATGTGGGCAACAGTAAAAGACTAGGCGGAAAGCATGTGAGTAATGATAGAAATTGGAAAATAAGGAGTATCAACTTCAATTAACTAGTATGATGGAGGCCTAAGTACAtataaaacaaataagaaggaaacacaTAATCTTTACAAGTTAATAAGTAAAGGCATGAATGACTAACATAGAAAAAGGGCTTGTACTCAAATGCAACAGAATAGACACGACATAGAGGTAATTATAATAGCAGGAAATAGGCATGTGTTTGCAAATTAAACAAGTAGAAGATATGGACAATACAAAAACGATTGGAATAGAGAGCAAGAATAGGACAATAACAAGAAATCGCACGAAGTTTGTAAATACGACAATAACCACTCAAGATAAAGACGTAAACATATACACAGAAAACggatatcacaatataatacaTGTCCCTCATCCTCGCCTACACAGAAACACCCATCGTGCCATGACCTCACGATAATATAAAagcataacaatataaataaaaaggcacgacattacccttcgtgcttttactctcaaatgatgtggcacggcatcacccttcgtgtttttactctcaaatgatgtgacacggtatcaccctttgtgctttacactctccctcacacgataatgtataaacaatagcacgacatcacctttcatgctttacactcttccttaccaaacATGTGTgtatcaatgacaaacaaggcaagaagcataaataacatcaaggagagtgtttaaataAATATTCCAAACAAATCTCAATCTCAATCTCAATCTCAATCTCAATCTCAACTTTCCTAGCCATTGATGATTCAATAAACCCTCAAGAACCGTAATATTCAAGTACTTCCACAAATCTCCCAAATAATCAacaacacaagtatagaatctagtatctcaagaagATTGGATGTAACAATGTATTAATGACTTTCCATAGTGATAAtcgaattagacacatcaatgtattctcagaattcCATCAATTTGaccaagttataataagctaaatctTGATTTCTAACGtttaatactatgttcttagtATCTAAGAGTCGAGTAAGGCATGAAGCAAGAAGGTTACGTAATTATACAAGGACACAATTATAACATAATCTACCCCCAAGCATGATTAACCCTGACACatacatatacactcgtcacctcatatatgtatcacccccacATGTGGCAAACAATATcaaataggaggaaaaattcAATCAATAAAGTTaggtaagacacttaccttaaTTCGGCTAACTCAATACTCAACTCAGTTTTTTCCTTTATAAATTCACCTTCGCTCGGCTCAATTTAGCCAAAGATAACTTAAATATAtcacacaatgcaagagaaaacaaatCCAAGTAATAAAGctatgatttttatacaatttctaaaaagtcaacaaaagccaAACCTTGGCCCGCCTGGTCAGAACCCGGGTCaaagggtaggtcttgactacgCATAGCCTCACGAGTCTGAATacgtgttttgttttcaaatctgaGTCCTATTCGACTCTCAATTCCCAAATTTTATATTTCAAAGTtttgacaaaatccccaaattttttcctagatttctcatgaatttgatgttaatcTTATAAATAATCACGAAATATAGTTAAGAAATGATTAAAGATACTTACCCAATGAATTGGTatgaaaatcccttcacaaaATCGCCTCTCATCGAAGCTAAGGTTCAAAACATaacaaaatgaagcaaaatcTCGGAATTCTCAGCATTTAAcaggctgcagatgtcgcatttgagatagagggttcgcaaatgcgacccccgCAAAAGCGAAAAACTTATTGTAAATGCGAAACAGAAGCTTTCATGTCAAGGTCGCATTTGAGACcctattcttcgcaaatgcgaagaccaaCACTTTGTAAAAGCGGCAGGGTTCCTCACAAATGCGGACAATCCCACATCGCAAATGTGAATTAACCCAGCAACCCaattttcgcaaatgcgatggctgcttcgcaattgcgaccaaaacatcgcaaatgcgatgacaccAGTACCAGCACTCAAATATTATGCAAAATCATTCTGGaaccaatctgaaactcacctgagccctcggggctccaaaccaatcatgcaccCAGGTCCAGAAACacaacacgaactcgctcgcgtgctcaaatcatcaaaataacctctaaaACCATGAATTGGATGCCAAAATGCATGAAGATCAAACTAAAcgtcaagaacttctagaattgcaaccaagcgtctgaaccatatcaaatcaactccaaattgcgttgaattttgcagacaagttctataTGATTAAACGAAACTACTTGAAGtttcaaatcacacataacagcctcgaaacgatgaatcacacctcaagtcaaaatcaatgaactttgaaacttcaacttctacaaccgatgccgaaacctatcaaatcacctccaattgatctcaaattttgcacacaagtcacatttgccattacggacctattccaacttccgaaatcggaatgcgacccagatatcaaaaagtccactcctagtcaaacttcccaaaaatccaactttcttcgccaattcaagactaattcgactacggacctccaaattataatCCGGGTGCActcctacgtccaaaatcacccaacgagcTAGTGGAACTGACAAAACTCCATTttgaggtcaaatgctaaaagtcaaacttggtcaactcttccaacttagagcttaAATCTTGGATttcactcttccaaatcgattccggatAACTTGATAACCAACACTGATGATTTGcccaagtcataatacatcatgcggagaTATTCGAGCCCTCAAAATACCGAGCGAAATGcagatactcaaaacgaccattCAGGTAGTTACACTTAAAcatctataaattgaggatctttGCTTCtcacagtaacaacaacaacatccacaATGTAGTTATTAAAGTAGTCTTGTTTAGgggagattttttttttctgtcaatagtttttttttttcttttaatgttAGCAAATTTATATAGGTTACTTGATCAAACCATATTAATATAGTATGcttctttattatatttccttTTTTGTCTGAACTATATCGTCTTCAAATTTTGTATTGTTAGCTTCCGCATGCACCATATTATTTCGATCCCAACAACTCCTACCTTAGTGACATTCTAAATTAAAGTAAGTTTGATCCAAATGAAGAATTTTTTGGTTAAGAACATTTCTTTTTAATAGATTCTACGCGGTACAAATTCGAATTAATTATTTCCATAGGCGCTAGATACCAAATgattaaacaaaaataatatgTGAGAATTTTACAAATAATCTGGTTGGTGGATTGAACTTCCATTCCGTGTTTAGACTTTAGAGTACTTATGCGGTGATGTTACAAAGTGAAGTGTTGGTCACAAAAAACACGGCATTGACGCAAACTTTACGAAACCAAAAGTTTAAGAACTTTACTGCCATTTTATACTATTAAATATTGAGGTTGATAGGCTTAGCTTTGACTTTCCTAAtctttattaatttaaaagaagaaaaaacaaaaggaagaaacaGCTTGCAATGAAGGAGGAGAGATCTAGTTCCCATGCATATAGAATTTTAAGCAGTTCCTTGAATAAATCGCATGATAATTGAGAACAAGCCGTAACTTTATCATATTTTGGAAGTTTTGAGCTGCTGATAGATGTACCTGCTTTAACAAAacaaattaaatttgtttactccctccgttcacttttacttgtccactatagaCTTTGCATACCACttcaaaataataaatgaaatgtataatttatcatgatacacatactaattgatgcatattattaatggatttgagaaaataatttgaaatgagtaattaatactaTGGGTATAGCACGAAAAAAATTGAGTAATTAATACTATGGGTATAACACGAAAAAAATTTATCTTCTCTTGATATAAAAGTGCAAGCAAtagtgaaaatctatttttagaatactAGACAAGTAAAATTGAATAGAGacagaggcggatctagaattAAGCTTATGAATTTCTACAACAATCTCAAGTTATATTTACATGATAACTGGACCAACGAACACGGTTTCAAGCCAAATATTCTTatacttttaataaatttttttattataaatacaAAGTTTATGCAAAAATTACTAGGTTCACAGAACAGTGATGTTTGATCTAGATCCGCCCCGAGGGAGTAATTCTTTTTAAGAGTCAACCGTCACGTAAATAGCCTTTTTCCTCAAGGAACTGAAAACTAACCACATTCACTTTCTTGCTTAAACTGAAAAATTACTTGGTCAAAAGCTTCAGAAATTACTGATTACATAAGGTATATATGCTCGCGGCATTTATTCTACAACCATAAAATTAAACTGTTCATACTTTCTGGAGACTGACTGCccatgcaaaaataaaaataaatattatgccACATATAACTTCAAATTCAATCCGAGGTACAGTGCCTGCGGGAAAAATCCAATTCTTGGAATGGGTATAATTCAAGAATAATCCAGAAGCAATCGCATCTGGGAAAAAAATATTCCCcaaaccaaaaaaagaagaggaaaaaaaacgGAAAACTACAAAAAATTGGAAATGATCATGATCAGTAAGTCTTCTTTGTTCTCTTTGTTTCCATGAAATCATGTATTCTTCTGAGTGCAATTTCTAACGTATTTTCACTCATGTTGGCGAAACAAACCCTGAACCAACCAGGCTCTGAGCAATGGCAAGAGGAGCCTGGAGAAATATTCAGTTTCACTTGATGCAATATTCTGTTCCAAAGGGCCAATTCACATTCCTTTGTAGGTTTTTCCAACAAAGGACTCAGATCCATCCAGCAAAACAACCCCGCATTCCCTTTTAAGCACTCAATCCCAGCACTCTTTAAACCATGAATGATCATTTCATATCTCCTCCTCAGCCTTTCACGATTCGTCTTTATGTAATCCTCAGTGAATTTCTCGTCCGACAACATGGAAGCCAGGAGCTGTTGTGTCTGAGAAGAAATCAATGTGAAACTCGACATTCTCCTGGCAGTTGTCACAACTTTGTCATTGTAAGAGTAGATTGTCCCAACTCGAAATCCGGGTAGTCCCAGGTCCTTGGAGAGGCTGTACACAATGTGTACCCGCGGCCTCTCTGAATCCATGTAATTCCTTGATTCAATTACTTCACTAATGCTGACAAATTCGGAGCCACAAAAGGCGGAACCCGAGTAGATTTCATCGGACACAAGGTGGATGTTTTTTCTTGTGACAAATTCAAGAATGCCCTCAAGTACACACCTTTGGATGGTGGCACCTAATGGGTTAGAGGGGTTTGTTATAAGAACCCCTCTCACTTTTATGTTCTTGGATTCTGCTTCCTCGTAGGCTTCTTCTAAGGCTTGTGGAGTAACTTGGAAATTATTTGAACTGTCGCAATGGATTGGAACGATTTGcacacctgtcctccacctcaaGTCTCTGTCAAATctgtaaaaacaaaaaaaaaagtaaaataagacaATAATGGTAAATATTTCAAACAACGATTCTCAGTGTCCTTTAATTTTTTTCCAATGTAATAGCTAGAAAATATTTGTTTACTATGTTTAGTACGTAGTTACGTTATACCCTGGATAGTAAGGAGTTGGAACAAGCAAAGCATCGCCAGGATTAGCTAAGATGAAAGTTAATAACTCATTAGCAGCAGTGGCGCCAGCTGTAATAACAACTCGATCAGGATCAAATCTTGCCCTTCCACCTCTTATTTTTTCCATGAAGCTAGCCATTGCCTTTCTAAATGAAAGCAGTCCATGATAATCTTGGAATAAAGCATTTTCCCTGAAGCTAGAAACTCCACTCCCTGAGCATGTGTGCTTTTCCAAGTACTTTTCCACCAAATCAAATGACACCTACGTacaaaagaaaattaattattaagcaACATGAGAATAATGATCATTCATGTGAATATATATACTGAAATAGGAGAATCACTTACTTGATTTTCGGCCAATCCCATTTGAATAACACCAGATGGGTTGTGAACTTCATCAAATGGATCTTCATCATATGCTTTCCACCCAGCAAAGTAGGGTGAATCTTCTCCATGGGTATCTGACGTGGCCATTTTTGATAGCCCAGCTATGGGTTTCTCAATCTCTATGGCCATAGCTTATTGCTCTTAATTATTAGTAGATCTTTTCGTTATCTTTTCTTTAGTCTTAATCAATTAGCAAAAGAGCCTTAATTTtcttctagagagagagagagagatgaagaaAATATAAATGTGGATAGTGGAAAAAAATCGATGAGAGAGTAGAACTCAGAAGAGAGAAGCACTATTTGAATGAAACATTTTTGTCAATGACCACCTTATATAGTTTTAAGGGGGGTGGGGGCCTCAACTTACATGGAGATAATAAATTCTCtctcagaaagaaaaaaaaaggtgaagCTAGGAACCGATTATTGATTCTGTAGAAGAAGCAAGATCAACGCTCATGAGCTTTTTACAAATATAGTATAAATGGCTGGTGACAACTGTTAATTTCTGTCATCTTTtcagagttttgtatattctcaaTCTCCCCAAGATCCCATTGCAAATATGGTGGTTGATGGGGGTGGGTGCTAATTTTAACTTAAGGGTCGTTTCGTTGGAATACGATTTATATCGGTATAAGTTATGCCGGTATAAGTtatattgggataagttatgctggaATTAGTTAAGCTgagattgttgtttattcattatttggtatgttgtattaagaatgacaattgcataatttctaagaagaaggtataagttataccggtgctaattatcccaccttctataaggtataagttatctaGTGTTAAAATTAACACCAGGATAATTTATACCtagtttgctaaccaaacagaatattaaggtggtattaaatttttatatcacccttataccttcttatacctcataagTAGTAGTGTAGTACCTCCAACTTAATTTCTGTCTATTCAGATTCTTTAATTAAGTTTATGCTTACGTTCATGTCTCG includes these proteins:
- the LOC107810571 gene encoding 1-aminocyclopropane-1-carboxylate synthase 7-like, whose translation is MAIEIEKPIAGLSKMATSDTHGEDSPYFAGWKAYDEDPFDEVHNPSGVIQMGLAENQVSFDLVEKYLEKHTCSGSGVSSFRENALFQDYHGLLSFRKAMASFMEKIRGGRARFDPDRVVITAGATAANELLTFILANPGDALLVPTPYYPGFDRDLRWRTGVQIVPIHCDSSNNFQVTPQALEEAYEEAESKNIKVRGVLITNPSNPLGATIQRCVLEGILEFVTRKNIHLVSDEIYSGSAFCGSEFVSISEVIESRNYMDSERPRVHIVYSLSKDLGLPGFRVGTIYSYNDKVVTTARRMSSFTLISSQTQQLLASMLSDEKFTEDYIKTNRERLRRRYEMIIHGLKSAGIECLKGNAGLFCWMDLSPLLEKPTKECELALWNRILHQVKLNISPGSSCHCSEPGWFRVCFANMSENTLEIALRRIHDFMETKRTKKTY